The stretch of DNA GCTCGGTGGAGCCGGACGGCTTCTCGCTGGACCTGTCGTTCCGGGTGCTGTTCATGATCATCATCGGCGGCGTGGGCAGCATCATGGGCTCGTTCCTGGGCGCCGCCTTCATCCTGCTGCTGCCGATCTTCCTGGACAACGTGCTGCCGCCGCTGGCGTCGCTGCTGCACCTGCCCTTTACCAATGCCACTGTGTCGCACATCCAGCTGATGGTGTTCGGCGGGCTGATCATCTTCTTCCTGATCGTGGAGCCGCACGGGCTGGCCCGGCTGTGGCAGATCGCCAAGGAGAAGCTGAGGCTGTGGCCGTTCCCGCACTGACGGAGCGGGGTCTATTGTCTGAACGCAGGTCCTGAGTGAAGTACTGAAGCCTACGCATAACGAAACGCCCCACCGAGGGCGAAGGAGACTGTCATGACCAACCTGATCCGCAACGTGCAACGCGCCGCCCTGGTGGTCAGCGCCGCGGCTGCACTGCTGGCGCCGGCGGCGCCGGCACTGGCGCAAAGCAACGAGCAGTTCATCGCGCTGCCGAGCTATCGCGTAGGGCCATACGGCGCCAACGGGCAGTCCTGGTATGGCGGCTTCATCGACTACCTCAACTACGTCAATTTGAAGGATGGCGGCGTCAACGGCGTCAAGCTGAGCTGGGAAGAGTGCGAGACCGAATACAACAACGCCAAGGGCGTCGAGTGCTATGAGCGCCTGAAGTCCAAGAACGCCACCACCAAGGGCACCGCCTACCACGCCATGTCGACCGGCATCTCCTACGCGCTGGTCGACAAGACCGCCGCCGACAAGGTGCCGCTGGTGATGATGGGCTACGGCCGCACCGACGCGGTCGACGGCTCGGTGTTCCCGTACGCGTTCCCGCTGGTGACCACGTACCAGATGCAGGTCTCGGCCATCGTCAAGTACCTGGCCAGCAAGAGCGGCGGCTCGCTGGCGGGCAAGAAGATCGTCTACCTGTACCACGACTCGGCCTATGGCAAGGAGCCGATCGTGGCGCTGCAGGCCGAGGCGCGGCTGGGCAAGTTCAACCTGGTCGAGATCCCGGTGGCGCACCCGGGCAACGAACAGGGCGCGCAATGGCTGAAGATCCGCCAGGAGAACCCCGACTACGTGATCTTCTGGGGCTGGGGCGTGATGAACCAGACCGCGCTGAAGGCGGCGCAGAAGGTGGGCTTCTCGCGCGAGAAGATGATCGGCTCCTGGTGGGCGGGCTCCGAGGAAGACACGGTGCCGGCCGGCGATGCCTCCAAGGGCTATATGAGCGCGACCTGGAACGTGGCCGGCAAGAGCGTGCCGCTGATCGCCGATATCGAGAAGGTGGTCTACGGTGCCGGCAAGGGCAATATGCAGGACAAGAACAAGGTCGGTTCGGTGCTGTACAACCGCGGCGTGTCGGCGGCGGTGGTGACGGTGGAAGCGGTGCGCGTGGCGCAGGCCAAGTTCGGCAAGGGCAAGCCCATGAGCGGCGAGCAGATGCGCTGGGCCTTCGAGAACCTGAACCTGACCAATGCCCGGCTGCAGCAGCTGGGTGCCACCGGCCTGCTGCCTGAAATCAAGACCAGCTGCGAGAACCACGAGGGCTCGGGCAAGGTGAAGATCCAGCAGTGGGACGGCAGCAAGTGGGTGGTGGTGTCGGACTGGATCGAGGGCAACAAGGGCCTGATCCACCCGCTGTTCAAGGCCACCGCGGCGCAGTACGCGAAGGAGAAGGGGATTACGCCGGGATGCTCGAAGAGCTGATGGCCCTCGACTCCCGAGGGTGTGTTCCCTCTCCCGCAAGCGGGAGAGGGAGTACACCGGCAGCAAGCTGAAAGTCCAACGCAACATCGCCACACCACCACGAGCCGCACCATGAGCCTCCTGTCCGTCAACAATATCGAAGTCATCTACGATCACGTGATCCTGGTGCTCAAGGGCGTCTCGCTCGAAGTGCCGGAGGGCAAGATCGTGGCGCTGCTTGGCGCCAACGGCGCGGGCAAGACCACCACGCTCAAGGCCATCTCCAACCTGCTGCAGGCCGAGCGCGGCGATGTCACCAAGGGCTCGATCGAATACCGCGGCGACCGCGTCGACCAGCTCACGCCCAACGACCTGGTGCGCCGCGGGGTGATCCAGGTGATGGAAGGGCGCCACTGCTTCGCGCACCTGACCATCGAGGAAAACCTGCTTACCGGCGCCTACACGCGCGGCCTGTCGCGCGGCCAGACGCGCGACGAGCTGGAGAAGATCTACGAATACTTCCCGCGCCTGAAGACGCGCCGCAAGTCGCAGGCCGGCTACACCTCCGGCGGCGAGCAGCAGATGTGCGCGATCGGCCGGGCCATGATGGCCAAGCCCGCGATGATCCTGCTGGACGAGCCTTCGATGGGACTGGCGCCGCAGATCGTCGAGGAGATCTTCGAGATCGTGCGCGGCCTGAATTCACGCGAGAACGTCAGCTTCCTGCTGGCCGAGCAGAACACCATGGTGGCGCTGCGCTACGCCGACTACGGCTACATCCTGGAGAACGGACGCGTGGTGATGGATGGCGACGCCGAGTCGCTGCGCACCAACGAGGACGTCAAGGAGTTCTACCTGGGCGTGGCCGCCAACGACGCCGACGGCCCCGGCCGCAAGTCGTTCCGCGACGTCAAAAGTTACCGCCGCCGCAAGCGCTGGCTGGCCTGAGAAGGACGCATAGACCGGCTGCGCGGGCCGTATCGAGCCCTGCGATGCTCGCCGTACCGGTGTACGGCTGCGCTTCTCGGACTCGCTACGGCCCGCTCGCGGCGGTCTCTGCGCCCTTCTCGGAAACGCTCGACCATTAACGCAAACCTTTGCCACCCCCGGCAGCATTGACCATGCCAGAACACTTCGATCCGCTCGAAACCCGCGCGCCGGAAGTCCGCGAGCAGGCGCTACTTGCCGCCCTGGCACGCCAGGTGGCCCATGCGCGCGACCAAGCGCCATACTTTGCCGAACTGCTGGATGGCGTCGATCCGCGCCTGCTGACCTCGCGCGCGGCACTGGCCCAGCTGCCGGTGACGCGCAAATCCGACCTGAGCGCACGCCAGCGCGCGCTGCCGCCGCTGGGCGGGCTCAACGCGACGCCGCTGGGCAAGCTGCGCCACGTGTTCCAGTCGCCCGGCCCGATCCACGAGCCCGACGGCCACGACGCCGACTGGTGGCGCACCGCCCGCGCCATGCACGCCGCCGGCTTTCGCGCCGGCGACTTGGTCTACAACACCTTCTCCTACCACTTCACCCCGGCCGGCATGATGATGGAAAGCGGCGCCCACCGGCTGGGTTGCTGCGTGTTCCCGGCCGGCGTCGGCCAGACCGATTCGCAGGTGCAGGCGCTGGCGAGCCTGCAGCCGGCCGCCTATGCCGGCACGCCGTCGTTCCTCAAGCTGCTGCTGGAGCGCGGCGATGAACTCGGCACCCCCTGCACCAGCCTGGCCAAGGCGCTGGTCTCGGGCGAGGCCCTGCCGCCGTCGCTACGCAACTGGTTCCGGGATCGCGGGGTGCGCGTGCAGCAGATGTACGGCACTGCCGATGTCGGCCTGATCGCGTATGAAACCGAAGGCGGCGACGGCTGGGTGGTGGACGAGGGCGTGCTGGTCGAGATCGTCGAGCCCGGCGGCTCGCGCCCCATGCCCGAAGGCGAGACCGGCGAGGTGGTGGTGACGGTGCTGGGCAACGGCGACTATCCGCTGATCCGCTTCGGCACCGGCGACCTGTCGGCGGTGGTGGCGGAGTCCTCGCGGCGGCCGAGCCCGTGCGGGCGCACCAATATCCGGCTCAAGGGCTGGCTGGGGCGCGCGGACCAGGCGACCAAGGTCAAGGGCATGTTCGTGCATCCGGGCCAGGTGGCCGACGTCTTGCGCCGCCACCCGGAAATCCGCGCCGCGCGGCTGGTGGTGACCGGCGATCCGGGCGCCGACGTGATGACGCTGCGCTGCGAGGCCACGCGTGAAGACGCCGACCTGCAGCGCGCGGTGGCGGAGTCGCTGCGCGAGGTGATGCGGCTAAGAGGCGAGGTGGCGTTCGTGGCGGCGGGGTCGTTGCCGCAGGACGGGCGGCTGATCGAGGATGCACGCAAGTACGAGTGAAGGAGCTTGCCGAGCGAGGGATGGGGGTGAGGGCCGGAGCGTCAACGAAGTGACGGGCGTCGAAAGGCCAGAAAGATTCAAGTATTCCCCCCATCCTCAGGCCGCGTCGGCAACCGGATCATCCACACGCTGACCCCCACCGCACAAGCGAGCAGCGCCGCCGACACCAGCGGCCGTCCGCGCAGCAGCCACGCCGTGGTCCCCATCGACAGCCACATCATCGACAGCGCCAGGCACTTCGCCTTGAAAGGGATGCTCCGATGCCGCTGCCAGTCGCTGACCAGCGGCCCGAAGCGCGGATGTCCCATCAGCCATTCATGGAAGCGCGTCGAGCCGCGCGCGAAGCACGCC from Cupriavidus taiwanensis encodes:
- a CDS encoding ABC transporter substrate-binding protein gives rise to the protein MTNLIRNVQRAALVVSAAAALLAPAAPALAQSNEQFIALPSYRVGPYGANGQSWYGGFIDYLNYVNLKDGGVNGVKLSWEECETEYNNAKGVECYERLKSKNATTKGTAYHAMSTGISYALVDKTAADKVPLVMMGYGRTDAVDGSVFPYAFPLVTTYQMQVSAIVKYLASKSGGSLAGKKIVYLYHDSAYGKEPIVALQAEARLGKFNLVEIPVAHPGNEQGAQWLKIRQENPDYVIFWGWGVMNQTALKAAQKVGFSREKMIGSWWAGSEEDTVPAGDASKGYMSATWNVAGKSVPLIADIEKVVYGAGKGNMQDKNKVGSVLYNRGVSAAVVTVEAVRVAQAKFGKGKPMSGEQMRWAFENLNLTNARLQQLGATGLLPEIKTSCENHEGSGKVKIQQWDGSKWVVVSDWIEGNKGLIHPLFKATAAQYAKEKGITPGCSKS
- a CDS encoding ABC transporter ATP-binding protein; protein product: MSLLSVNNIEVIYDHVILVLKGVSLEVPEGKIVALLGANGAGKTTTLKAISNLLQAERGDVTKGSIEYRGDRVDQLTPNDLVRRGVIQVMEGRHCFAHLTIEENLLTGAYTRGLSRGQTRDELEKIYEYFPRLKTRRKSQAGYTSGGEQQMCAIGRAMMAKPAMILLDEPSMGLAPQIVEEIFEIVRGLNSRENVSFLLAEQNTMVALRYADYGYILENGRVVMDGDAESLRTNEDVKEFYLGVAANDADGPGRKSFRDVKSYRRRKRWLA
- a CDS encoding phenylacetate--CoA ligase family protein, with amino-acid sequence MPEHFDPLETRAPEVREQALLAALARQVAHARDQAPYFAELLDGVDPRLLTSRAALAQLPVTRKSDLSARQRALPPLGGLNATPLGKLRHVFQSPGPIHEPDGHDADWWRTARAMHAAGFRAGDLVYNTFSYHFTPAGMMMESGAHRLGCCVFPAGVGQTDSQVQALASLQPAAYAGTPSFLKLLLERGDELGTPCTSLAKALVSGEALPPSLRNWFRDRGVRVQQMYGTADVGLIAYETEGGDGWVVDEGVLVEIVEPGGSRPMPEGETGEVVVTVLGNGDYPLIRFGTGDLSAVVAESSRRPSPCGRTNIRLKGWLGRADQATKVKGMFVHPGQVADVLRRHPEIRAARLVVTGDPGADVMTLRCEATREDADLQRAVAESLREVMRLRGEVAFVAAGSLPQDGRLIEDARKYE
- a CDS encoding YbaN family protein, whose amino-acid sequence is MLSHRQRVLRAVWVALGGLCLLLGVIGIFLPVLPTTPFVLLAAACFARGSTRFHEWLMGHPRFGPLVSDWQRHRSIPFKAKCLALSMMWLSMGTTAWLLRGRPLVSAALLACAVGVSVWMIRLPTRPEDGGNT